The Zalophus californianus isolate mZalCal1 chromosome 8, mZalCal1.pri.v2, whole genome shotgun sequence genome has a segment encoding these proteins:
- the LOC113937670 gene encoding cystatin-13-like isoform X1: MARLCLSLLFLVATMTLVFRGIHTWGRSKVVRKFQDIPESYVYVQQALWFAMKEYNKTSKDKYTFKVVKVLKSQEQVTESLDYFLEVKIARTMCKKISGENENCLLQQDPQMQKMFLCTFIVATKPWEFEFTMLKKQCEEI, from the exons ATGGCCAGACTCTGCCTGAGCCTGCTGTTCCTGGTGGCCACTATGACCCTTGTGTTCAGAGGTATCCACACCTGGGGCAGGTCGAAGGTGGTGAGGAAGTTCCAAGACATCCCAGAAAGTTACGTCTATGTGCAGCAGGCACTGTGGTTTGCCATGAAAGAGTATAATAAGACCAGCAAAGACAAGTACACCTTCAAGGTGGTAAAGGTCCTGAAATCCCAGGAGCAG GTCACAGAGAGTTTGGACTACTTTCTTGAAGTCAAAATTGCCCGAACAATGTGCAAGAAAAtttcaggagaaaatgaaaactgcTTATTACAACAGGATCCCCAAATGCAAAAG aTGTTTCTTTGCACATTTATTGTTGCAACCAAACCTTGGGAATTTGAGTTCACTATGCTGAAGAAACAGTGCGAAGAGATCTAA
- the LOC113937670 gene encoding cystatin-13-like isoform X2, with protein sequence MARLCLSLLFLVATMTLVFRGIHTWGRSKVVRKFQDIPESYVYVQQALWFAMKEYNKTSKDKYTFKVVKVLKSQEQVTESLDYFLEVKIARTMCKKISGENENCLLQQDPQMQKDGNGQ encoded by the exons ATGGCCAGACTCTGCCTGAGCCTGCTGTTCCTGGTGGCCACTATGACCCTTGTGTTCAGAGGTATCCACACCTGGGGCAGGTCGAAGGTGGTGAGGAAGTTCCAAGACATCCCAGAAAGTTACGTCTATGTGCAGCAGGCACTGTGGTTTGCCATGAAAGAGTATAATAAGACCAGCAAAGACAAGTACACCTTCAAGGTGGTAAAGGTCCTGAAATCCCAGGAGCAG GTCACAGAGAGTTTGGACTACTTTCTTGAAGTCAAAATTGCCCGAACAATGTGCAAGAAAAtttcaggagaaaatgaaaactgcTTATTACAACAGGATCCCCAAATGCAAAAG